The Triticum aestivum cultivar Chinese Spring chromosome 3A, IWGSC CS RefSeq v2.1, whole genome shotgun sequence genome includes a region encoding these proteins:
- the LOC123061370 gene encoding serine/threonine-protein kinase PBL34, producing MGKEGTRRGQDVMRRKGKEAAMDEDDAAPPTGCWIRLPRLGGGCMSSGSKVDSSTSGACANGGESKKVNRSCWDQSAPPAASGSTTSSNTGSISPSSIVGEELKLAAQLRRFTFNELKCATRNFRPESLLGEGGFGCVFKGWIEENGTAPMKPGTGLTVAVKTLNHDGLQGHKEWVAEVDFLGNLQHPHLVKLVGYCIEDDQRLLAYEFMPRGSLENHLFRRSFPLPWAIRMKIALGAAKGLAFLHEEAERPVIYRDFKTSNILLDAEYNAKLSDFGLAKDGPEGDKTHVSTRVMGTYGYAAPEYVMTGHLTSKSDVYSFGVVLLEMMSGRRSMDKNRPNGEHNLVEWARPYLGERRRFYRLVDPRLEGNFSIKGAQKTAQLAHACLSRDPKARPLMSQVVEVLKPLPNLKDMASSSYFFQSMRQERAASLGNPNGSQSMKAQSTFARNGVQPMRSLSYGPHASPYRQSPRPNGKQP from the exons ATGGGGAAGGAGGGGACGCGGCGGGGGCAGGATGTGATGCGGCGGAAGGGGAAGGAGGCGGCAATGGACGAGGACGATGCGGCGCCTCCCACTGGTTGCTGGATCCGGCTACCGCGACTGGGCGGCGGATGCATGTCCTCGGGCTCCAAGGTCGACTCCTCCACCAGCGGCGCCTGCGCCAACGGCGGCG AGAGCAAAAAGGTAAATCGTAGTTGTTGGGATCAATCAGCTCCACCAGCCGCATCTGGTTCGACAACATCCAGCAACACTGGAAGCATCTCGCCTTCTTCCATAGTTGGAGAAGAACTTAAACTAGCAGCCCAACTGCGTAGATTTACGTTCAATGAACTTAAGTGCGCCACCAGAAACTTTCGACCTGAGAGTCTTCTTGGTGAGGGAGGTTTTGGTTGTGTCTTTAAAGGTTGGATTGAAGAGAATGGAACTGCTCCGATGAAACCTGGCACAGGATTAACTGTTGCTGTCAAGACACTCAACCATGATGGGCTTCAGGGGCATAAGGAGTGGGTG GCAGAAGTTGATTTCCTTGGAAACCTTCAACATCCACACCTAGTGAAATTGGTTGGTTACTGCATTGAAGATGACCAACGGTTGCTAGCATACGAATTTATGCCCCGCGGAAGTTTGGAGAATCATCTTTTCAGGA GGTCATTTCCGCTCCCATGGGCTATCAGAATGAAAATTGCACTTGGTGCTGCAAAAGGCCTTGCATTTCTTCACGAAGAAGCTGAAAGGCCAGTGATATATCGGGATTTCAAAACTTCAAATATTCTTTTGGATGCG GAATACAATGCAAAACTCTCTGATTTTGGACTTGCGAAAGATGGCCCTGAGGGTGATAAGACACATGTCTCTACTCGGGTCATGGGAACATATGGATATGCAGCTCCTGAGTATGTTATGACAG GTCACCTGACATCAAAGAGCGATGTATACAGTTTTGGAGTGGTGCTACTAGAGATGATGTCGGGCAGAAGGTCAATGGACAAGAACAGGCCAAACGGGGAGCACAATCTGGTTGAATGGGCACGCCCTTATCTTGGAGAAAGAAGGCGATTCTATAGGCTCGTAGATCCCCGTCTAGAGGGAAATTTCTCCATAAAAGGCGCTCAGAAGACGGCTCAGCTGGCACATGCTTGCCTTAGCCGGGATCCCAAGGCTAGGCCTCTCATGAGCCAAGTGGTGGAAGTTCTCAAGCCTCTTCCAAACCTGAAAGACATGGCTAGCTCCTCCTACTTCTTCCAGTCCATGCGCCAAGAGCGTGCCGCAAgccttggcaacccaaatggtagCCAAAGCATGAAGGCACAGAGCACCTTTGCACGGAACGGAGTGCAGCCAATGAGGAGCCTctcgtatggtccgcacgcttctCCGTACCGCCAGTCTCCAAGGCCCAACGGCAAACAGCCCTAA